From one Dyella sp. 2HG41-7 genomic stretch:
- the asnS gene encoding asparagine--tRNA ligase, with protein MTVVSVKQALSGKLEAGSTVTVRGWVRTRRDSKAGLSFVNISDGSCFDPIQAVVPATLGNYENEVKHLTAGAGVIVTGTLVPSQGKGQTFELQANDVVVTGFVDDPETYPIQPKQHSMEFLREVAHLRPRTNLFGAVTRVRHTMMTAIHRHLTEQGFFWINTPIITTSDAEGAGDMFRLSTLDLANLPRDDKGKIDFRKDFFGREAFLTVSGQLNVEAYALAMSKVYTFGPTFRAENSNTPRHLAEFWMVEPEIAFADLSADADCAEAFLKAIFKAVLDERADDMAFFAERVQPDAISRLETFIAQPFERIDYTDVIDILQKSGQKFDFPVAWGVDLQTEHERYLAEKHVGRPVVVMNYPEQIKAFYMRLNDDEKTVAAMDVLAPGIGEIIGGSQREERLDYLDRRMAKFGLDTATYGWYRDLRRYGTVPHAGFGLGFERLLVYVCGLANIRDAIPYPRAAGTAEF; from the coding sequence ATGACGGTGGTCAGCGTCAAACAGGCCCTTTCCGGCAAACTCGAAGCCGGCAGCACCGTAACCGTGCGCGGATGGGTGCGTACCCGTCGCGACTCCAAGGCGGGCCTGTCGTTTGTGAATATCAGCGACGGTTCATGCTTCGACCCCATTCAGGCTGTCGTGCCGGCCACCCTCGGCAATTACGAAAACGAGGTCAAACACCTCACGGCCGGCGCCGGCGTGATCGTCACCGGCACCCTGGTGCCTTCGCAGGGCAAAGGTCAGACGTTCGAGCTGCAGGCGAACGACGTGGTCGTTACCGGGTTCGTCGACGATCCGGAAACCTACCCCATCCAGCCCAAGCAGCACTCGATGGAATTTCTGCGCGAAGTGGCGCACCTGCGCCCGCGCACCAATTTGTTCGGCGCGGTGACGCGCGTGCGCCACACCATGATGACGGCCATCCATCGCCATCTCACCGAACAAGGCTTCTTCTGGATCAACACGCCGATCATCACCACGTCGGACGCCGAGGGCGCCGGCGATATGTTCCGTTTGTCCACGCTCGATCTGGCCAACCTGCCGCGCGACGACAAGGGCAAGATCGATTTCCGCAAGGATTTCTTCGGCCGCGAAGCGTTTCTCACCGTGTCCGGCCAGCTCAACGTCGAAGCGTATGCCTTAGCGATGAGCAAGGTTTATACGTTCGGCCCGACCTTTCGCGCGGAAAACTCCAACACGCCACGCCATCTCGCCGAGTTCTGGATGGTGGAGCCGGAGATCGCGTTTGCAGATCTCTCGGCTGACGCGGATTGCGCGGAAGCGTTTCTCAAGGCGATCTTCAAAGCCGTGCTGGACGAACGCGCCGACGATATGGCGTTCTTCGCCGAACGCGTGCAGCCGGATGCAATCAGCCGTCTGGAAACGTTCATTGCGCAACCGTTCGAACGCATCGACTACACCGATGTGATCGACATCCTGCAGAAATCCGGCCAGAAGTTCGACTTCCCAGTCGCCTGGGGCGTAGATCTGCAAACCGAACACGAACGCTATCTGGCCGAGAAACACGTCGGCCGCCCGGTGGTGGTGATGAACTACCCTGAGCAGATCAAAGCGTTCTACATGCGTCTAAACGACGACGAGAAAACCGTCGCCGCGATGGACGTACTCGCCCCCGGCATCGGCGAGATCATCGGCGGCAGCCAGCGCGAGGAACGCCTGGACTACCTGGACCGCCGCATGGCCAAGTTCGGTCTCGATACTGCCACCTATGGCTGGTACCGTGACCTGCGCCGCTACGGCACCGTCCCCCATGCAGGCTTCGGCCTCGGCTTCGAGCGCCTGCTGGTGTACGTATGCGGTTTGGCCAATATCCGCGATGCCATCCCCTATCCACGCGCGGCAGGGACTGCCGAGTTCTAA
- a CDS encoding iron-sulfur cluster assembly accessory protein, with amino-acid sequence MSISITPAANQRMRQFLAQSPAAAGVRFGVKRTGCSGFAYVVDLAETADADDQTFQIDGVPVIVDTKSLPMVDGTVIDFQRQGLNASFVFHNPNATGECGCGESFTVS; translated from the coding sequence ATGAGTATTTCGATTACCCCCGCCGCCAACCAACGCATGCGTCAGTTCCTGGCCCAATCGCCAGCCGCTGCGGGCGTGCGCTTTGGCGTGAAGCGCACTGGCTGCTCCGGCTTCGCCTACGTGGTGGATTTGGCCGAGACCGCCGACGCCGACGATCAGACCTTCCAGATCGATGGCGTGCCGGTGATCGTGGACACCAAAAGCCTGCCGATGGTCGACGGTACGGTGATCGATTTTCAGCGCCAGGGCCTCAACGCCAGCTTCGTGTTTCACAACCCCAACGCCACCGGCGAATGCGGGTGCGGCGAGAGCTTCACGGTCAGCTGA
- the rpsF gene encoding 30S ribosomal protein S6 — protein MTLRHYEVVFLVHPDQSEQVPAMIERYKALITADGGKIHRLEDWGRRQLAYPIVNLAKAHYVMLNIEVNQTALNELESGFRFNDAVLRHLVIKRDEADTEQSFILKSKEKDDAKSSRRRDDDDGDDRRVGRADSDDVDNED, from the coding sequence ATGACCTTGCGTCATTACGAAGTTGTATTCCTGGTCCATCCGGATCAGAGCGAACAGGTTCCGGCGATGATCGAGCGTTACAAGGCGCTGATCACGGCCGACGGCGGCAAGATCCACCGCCTGGAAGACTGGGGCCGCCGTCAGTTGGCGTACCCGATCGTGAACCTGGCCAAGGCTCACTACGTCATGCTCAACATCGAAGTGAATCAGACCGCGTTGAACGAATTGGAGTCGGGCTTCCGCTTCAACGACGCCGTGCTGCGTCATCTCGTCATCAAGCGCGACGAGGCCGACACCGAGCAGTCCTTCATCCTTAAGAGCAAGGAAAAGGACGACGCGAAGTCTTCCCGCCGCCGTGACGACGACGATGGCGACGACCGCCGCGTAGGTCGCGCCGATAGCGACGACGTCGATAACGAAGACTGA
- the rpsR gene encoding 30S ribosomal protein S18 gives MSKFFRRRKFCRFTAENVKEIDYKDLNTLRQYITENGKIVPSRITGTKARYQRQLATAIKRARFLALLPYTDNHDV, from the coding sequence ATGTCCAAGTTCTTCCGCCGCCGCAAGTTCTGCCGCTTTACGGCCGAAAACGTCAAAGAGATCGACTACAAGGATCTCAACACGCTGCGCCAGTACATCACTGAGAACGGCAAGATCGTTCCCAGCCGCATCACCGGCACCAAGGCTCGCTACCAGCGTCAGCTGGCCACGGCCATCAAGCGCGCCCGCTTCCTGGCGCTGCTGCCGTACACCGACAACCACGACGTCTAA
- the rplI gene encoding 50S ribosomal protein L9, with protein MELILLEKVRNLGNLGDKVKVKPGYGRNYLLPQGKAVRVNADNLAAFEARRAEYEAKANKLFSDAEARKNKLTDVTVTIAANASPEGKLYGSVGPREIADALQAAGHDIHKGEVIQGEGPIRHIGEFDVVISMHADVQGSVKVIVVGEK; from the coding sequence ATGGAACTTATCCTTCTTGAGAAGGTGCGCAACCTCGGCAACCTCGGCGACAAGGTCAAGGTGAAGCCGGGCTACGGCCGCAACTACCTGCTGCCGCAGGGCAAGGCCGTGCGCGTGAACGCCGACAACCTCGCCGCGTTCGAAGCTCGCCGCGCCGAATACGAAGCCAAGGCCAACAAGCTGTTCTCCGACGCCGAAGCGCGCAAGAACAAGCTGACCGACGTGACGGTGACCATCGCCGCCAACGCCAGCCCCGAAGGCAAGCTGTATGGTTCGGTCGGTCCGCGCGAGATCGCCGACGCACTGCAGGCTGCCGGTCACGACATCCACAAGGGTGAAGTGATTCAGGGCGAAGGCCCGATCCGCCACATCGGCGAATTCGACGTCGTGATCAGCATGCACGCCGACGTGCAGGGCTCGGTCAAGGTGATCGTGGTCGGCGAAAAGTAA
- a CDS encoding replicative DNA helicase, whose protein sequence is MSFVPDRKHSNNNSAIEALRVPPHSIDAEQAVLGGLMLAADALDRVADKLTEQDFYRKDHRLIWRAITELANKGMPCDAITLGDWFEANGLAEMVGGASYLVELANATPSAANIIAYADIVREKSVLRQLIDAGTAITEDGYRPEGQTVQEVLENAEQRVFHIAESGARGKKDTVSMREAVKDAFRLLHERYQNRGQLTGISTGFTDLDNLTSGLQPSDLIIVAARPSMGKTAFSLNIAEAAALRAKKPVAVFSMEMSASQLAFRLISSVGRIHQQHLRNGDLAEEDWPRVTNAIALLSEAKIFIDDTPGLSPVEMRSRSRRLAREHGGLGLIVIDYLQLMQVPGNKENRATEISEISRSLKGLAKELNVPVIALSQLNRSLEQRADKRPMMSDLRESGAIEQDADVIMFIYRDEYYNKESPDKGLAEIIIGKQRNGPTDTVKLTFLGHYTKFENYSPDSYTGHF, encoded by the coding sequence ATGTCCTTCGTGCCCGATCGCAAACACAGCAATAACAACAGCGCTATCGAGGCACTGCGGGTACCACCGCATTCCATCGACGCGGAGCAGGCGGTGCTTGGCGGATTGATGCTGGCGGCCGACGCGCTCGATCGCGTCGCCGACAAACTCACCGAGCAGGATTTCTATCGCAAGGATCATCGTCTGATCTGGCGCGCCATCACGGAGCTTGCCAACAAAGGCATGCCTTGCGATGCGATCACGCTGGGCGATTGGTTCGAGGCCAACGGCCTGGCCGAAATGGTGGGCGGCGCCAGCTATCTGGTCGAACTGGCGAACGCCACGCCGAGCGCGGCGAACATCATTGCGTACGCGGACATCGTGCGTGAAAAATCGGTGTTGCGTCAGCTGATCGATGCGGGCACGGCGATTACTGAAGACGGTTATCGACCGGAAGGTCAGACCGTCCAAGAAGTTCTGGAAAACGCCGAACAGCGCGTGTTCCACATCGCCGAGTCTGGTGCGCGCGGCAAGAAAGACACCGTATCCATGCGCGAAGCGGTGAAGGATGCGTTCCGCCTGTTGCACGAGCGCTACCAGAATCGCGGCCAGCTCACCGGTATCTCCACGGGCTTTACCGATCTGGACAATCTCACGTCCGGTTTGCAGCCATCGGACTTGATCATCGTCGCGGCGCGTCCCTCGATGGGTAAGACGGCGTTTTCGCTGAATATCGCGGAAGCCGCCGCACTGCGCGCCAAGAAACCGGTCGCGGTGTTTTCGATGGAAATGTCGGCCTCGCAGCTGGCGTTTCGTTTGATTTCGTCGGTTGGGCGCATTCACCAGCAACATCTGCGCAACGGCGATCTGGCCGAGGAAGATTGGCCGCGCGTCACCAACGCCATCGCACTGCTGTCCGAAGCGAAAATCTTTATCGACGACACACCGGGTCTTTCGCCGGTGGAAATGCGTTCGCGCTCGCGACGCCTGGCGCGCGAACACGGCGGCCTCGGCTTGATCGTGATCGACTACTTGCAGCTGATGCAGGTGCCCGGCAACAAAGAAAACCGCGCGACGGAAATTTCGGAAATTTCGCGTTCGTTGAAAGGTCTTGCCAAAGAACTCAACGTGCCGGTGATTGCGCTGTCGCAGTTGAACCGCTCGCTCGAACAGCGCGCGGACAAGCGACCGATGATGTCGGACTTGCGCGAATCGGGCGCTATCGAGCAGGACGCGGACGTGATCATGTTTATTTACCGCGACGAGTACTACAACAAAGAATCGCCGGACAAAGGCCTCGCCGAGATCATTATCGGCAAGCAGCGTAACGGTCCTACCGATACGGTAAAGCTGACGTTCCTGGGGCATTACACCAAGTTCGAGAATTACAGCCCCGACAGCTACACCGGCCATTTCTAG
- the alr gene encoding alanine racemase codes for MSRTTVATIHLGALRHNLARIREMAAPAKVMAVVKADAYGHGLERVARAMDGAADAFAVASMGDGLRLRAAGHRQRIVVLSGPDQAGDISEMQRLGLDAAIHHESQLRWLSEASPTRGRLRVWLKVDSGMHRLGFAPERAAAVHAQLATMPGIDPDIGLMTHFAESEVFDGDRTRLQIERFQAATRDLSGPRSLSNSAAVLGWPDARGDWVRTGGLLYGLSVVDGKSGADFGFRAAMTLSTRLIAINHIKRGERIGYNGLWECPEDMPVGVAAVGYGDGYPRSAAAGTPVLVGDRLVPLVGRVSMDLITLDLRDAPNVKVGDRVTLWGAELPVEIVAAQSGTISYDLTCGMTRRVLFVEDDQ; via the coding sequence ATGAGCAGAACGACGGTTGCCACCATCCATCTCGGCGCGCTGCGCCACAATCTTGCGCGCATCCGCGAGATGGCCGCTCCTGCGAAAGTCATGGCGGTGGTCAAAGCCGATGCCTACGGACACGGCCTGGAACGCGTCGCGCGTGCGATGGATGGCGCCGCCGATGCGTTTGCTGTGGCGTCGATGGGCGATGGTTTGCGCTTGCGCGCGGCGGGTCATCGTCAGCGCATCGTCGTGCTGTCCGGTCCCGATCAGGCCGGCGATATCTCCGAAATGCAGCGCCTTGGACTGGACGCAGCCATCCATCACGAAAGTCAGCTGCGATGGTTGTCCGAGGCGTCGCCAACACGCGGGCGCTTGCGTGTTTGGCTAAAAGTCGACAGCGGCATGCATCGACTTGGTTTTGCGCCTGAGCGTGCCGCGGCGGTACATGCGCAACTCGCGACGATGCCGGGTATCGATCCGGACATCGGCCTGATGACGCATTTCGCCGAATCGGAAGTTTTCGATGGCGATCGAACGCGTCTGCAAATCGAGCGTTTTCAAGCGGCGACACGCGATCTTTCTGGCCCGCGTTCGCTTTCCAATTCTGCCGCGGTGTTGGGTTGGCCCGATGCCCGCGGCGATTGGGTGCGTACCGGAGGTTTGCTGTATGGCCTCTCAGTGGTGGATGGCAAAAGCGGCGCCGACTTCGGTTTTCGTGCGGCGATGACGCTCTCCACACGCTTGATCGCCATCAATCACATCAAACGGGGTGAACGCATCGGCTACAACGGCTTGTGGGAATGCCCCGAAGACATGCCCGTCGGCGTGGCGGCGGTGGGTTACGGCGACGGTTATCCGCGCAGCGCGGCAGCCGGCACGCCGGTGCTGGTTGGCGATCGGCTCGTGCCGCTGGTTGGCCGCGTATCGATGGATCTGATTACCTTGGATCTGCGCGATGCGCCGAACGTCAAAGTGGGCGATCGCGTGACCTTGTGGGGAGCGGAGTTGCCCGTGGAGATCGTCGCGGCGCAATCGGGCACGATTAGCTACGACCTGACATGCGGCATGACGCGTCGCGTACTGTTCGTCGAGGATGATCAGTAA
- the radA gene encoding DNA repair protein RadA, which yields MAKAKTAYVCADCGAEHNKWQGQCVECGAWNTLSEFVVQPAQKSIAAARQSGYAGAANSVPRVTPLTEVLVTAESRTLTGIGELDRVLGGGLVDGSVVLIGGDPGIGKSTLLLQMLGKLGEKLSSVYVTGEESLAQVAARAQRLDLPLQPLHALAETGIERILDQVAATRPRVLVIDSIQTIWTELLTAAPGSVSQVRESAAKLTRFAKESGTSVFLVGHVTKEGGIAGPRVLEHMVDAVLYFEGESGSRFRVLRAFKNRFGAVNELGVFAMSEKGLREVPNPSAIFLSAHSGPTSGSAVMVTREGTRPLLVEVQALVDQSSLGNPRRVALGLEQNRLAMLLAVLHRHGGVAAYDQDVFVNVVGGIRVQETAADLPVLLAVLSSLRDRPLPEKTIAFGEVGLSGEIRPVPNGDERMKEAAHHGFQRAIVPKANAPKKGKVGDMEVIGVERLSQAIDACR from the coding sequence ATGGCCAAAGCCAAGACCGCCTACGTTTGCGCCGACTGCGGCGCCGAGCACAACAAGTGGCAGGGCCAGTGCGTGGAATGCGGGGCGTGGAACACGCTTTCGGAATTCGTGGTGCAACCGGCGCAAAAATCCATCGCCGCCGCAAGACAGAGCGGTTATGCGGGCGCAGCTAATAGCGTGCCGCGCGTCACGCCGCTTACGGAAGTTCTCGTTACAGCCGAATCGCGCACGCTGACGGGTATCGGCGAATTGGACCGCGTACTTGGCGGCGGTCTGGTCGACGGCTCGGTGGTCTTGATCGGCGGCGATCCCGGCATCGGCAAATCGACCTTGCTGCTGCAGATGCTGGGCAAGCTCGGCGAAAAACTTTCCAGTGTGTACGTCACCGGCGAAGAATCGTTGGCGCAAGTCGCGGCGCGAGCTCAGCGACTCGATCTCCCGCTGCAACCGCTGCATGCACTGGCCGAAACCGGTATCGAGCGCATTCTCGATCAAGTGGCTGCGACGCGGCCTCGCGTGCTGGTGATCGACTCCATTCAAACGATCTGGACCGAGCTGCTGACGGCGGCGCCCGGTTCGGTGAGCCAGGTGCGCGAATCGGCGGCCAAGTTGACGCGCTTCGCGAAGGAAAGCGGAACATCCGTTTTCCTCGTCGGTCACGTCACCAAAGAAGGCGGCATCGCGGGTCCGCGCGTGCTTGAACATATGGTCGACGCCGTGCTGTATTTCGAAGGCGAGTCCGGCAGCCGTTTTCGAGTGTTGCGCGCGTTCAAGAATCGCTTTGGCGCCGTCAATGAACTCGGTGTATTCGCTATGTCCGAAAAGGGCCTGCGCGAAGTGCCCAATCCTTCAGCGATTTTTCTTTCCGCGCACAGCGGTCCGACGTCGGGCAGCGCCGTGATGGTGACGCGCGAAGGTACGCGCCCGTTGCTCGTGGAAGTGCAGGCGCTGGTTGATCAATCATCGTTGGGAAATCCACGACGCGTTGCGCTGGGACTTGAGCAAAATCGTTTGGCCATGTTGCTGGCGGTGCTGCATCGACATGGTGGTGTCGCTGCGTACGATCAGGACGTTTTCGTGAACGTCGTCGGCGGCATTCGCGTGCAGGAAACCGCGGCAGATTTGCCGGTGCTGCTCGCGGTGCTTTCGTCTTTGCGCGATAGGCCGTTGCCGGAAAAAACCATCGCGTTCGGCGAAGTGGGGCTATCTGGCGAAATACGCCCCGTGCCCAATGGCGACGAGCGCATGAAAGAAGCTGCGCATCACGGGTTTCAACGCGCCATCGTGCCGAAAGCCAACGCGCCGAAGAAGGGAAAGGTGGGCGATATGGAAGTGATCGGCGTGGAGCGTTTGTCGCAAGCGATCGACGCCTGCCGCTAA
- the ccsA gene encoding cytochrome c biogenesis protein CcsA: protein MLPALSIFAIVCYLLASGLVTRPLFGGNAIAPAKYARPALAIATVAVLAHATWLLATHRGALDLHFFAALSLVACMVSALTLAVNLTRPVAALGVIVFPLSALLLFVDSFLAPPTAPITMDWHIKLHVTVALLAFGVLSIAAAMAILLAIQERALRHRQLGPWLSALPPLTLTESLLFRLIGAGFALLTLTLLTGILFVDNLFGQHLVHKTVLSIIAWLVFGALLYGRWRHGWRGRSAVNLTLIGMSVLVLAFFGSKFVLEVILHRAVD from the coding sequence ATGCTGCCCGCCCTGTCCATCTTCGCCATCGTTTGCTACCTGCTCGCCAGCGGGTTGGTGACGCGTCCGCTGTTTGGCGGCAATGCGATTGCGCCGGCCAAATACGCGCGCCCGGCGTTGGCGATCGCCACGGTTGCTGTGCTCGCGCATGCGACGTGGTTGCTGGCCACGCATCGCGGCGCACTGGATCTGCATTTCTTCGCGGCGCTGTCGTTGGTGGCGTGCATGGTGTCGGCGCTGACGTTGGCCGTAAATCTCACCCGCCCGGTAGCAGCGCTTGGCGTGATCGTTTTTCCGCTTAGCGCCTTGCTGTTGTTTGTCGATAGCTTTCTTGCGCCGCCCACCGCGCCCATCACGATGGATTGGCACATCAAACTGCACGTGACCGTGGCGCTACTGGCGTTCGGCGTGTTGTCGATTGCAGCGGCGATGGCCATCCTGCTCGCTATCCAGGAGCGCGCATTGCGGCATCGTCAATTGGGTCCGTGGTTGAGCGCGCTGCCGCCGCTTACGCTGACCGAATCTTTGCTTTTCCGTTTGATCGGCGCCGGTTTCGCGCTGCTCACGTTGACGTTGCTTACGGGCATTCTGTTCGTGGACAACCTGTTCGGCCAGCATCTTGTGCATAAAACAGTGCTGTCGATTATCGCGTGGCTGGTATTCGGCGCCCTGCTCTACGGTCGCTGGCGCCACGGCTGGCGCGGGCGCAGCGCGGTCAATCTCACGCTGATCGGCATGAGCGTGTTGGTGCTGGCGTTCTTCGGTTCGAAGTTTGTGCTGGAAGTGATCTTGCACCGCGCGGTGGATTGA
- a CDS encoding autorepressor SdpR family transcription factor has product MKQQAVFRALADPTRRAILKQLQSGPMSAGEIGEAFDITGASLSHHFTVLKHADLVRTERRGQFIVYSLNSTVMEDLTRMVLDLFPAAGTRGGKR; this is encoded by the coding sequence ATGAAGCAGCAAGCCGTCTTTCGAGCACTCGCCGATCCAACGCGTCGCGCCATCCTCAAGCAATTGCAGAGCGGGCCGATGAGCGCGGGCGAAATTGGCGAGGCCTTCGACATCACCGGCGCTTCGCTGTCGCACCACTTCACCGTGCTTAAGCACGCCGATCTGGTTCGTACGGAGCGGCGCGGTCAATTCATTGTGTATTCGCTCAACAGCACCGTGATGGAAGACCTGACCCGCATGGTGCTCGATCTGTTTCCAGCCGCCGGGACGCGAGGAGGTAAACGATGA
- a CDS encoding SdpI family protein, with protein MTPVRTLLLSTLFLVVLLAAFLWLYPHMPARVPTHWNAQGQINGYMSPQWAVGTPMIIIALIAVLAVLLPVISPRGYDIKPFVAVYSTIMLATQVVVLVAGLGVLLNAAGHTVRMPLVGMLAAGALLMVMGNYMGKLRKNFFIGIRTPWTLASDAVWERTHRMGGWLFMLAGLAMVAMAFAGSSLTLLIVVVASIVLIPPAYSYVVYRRIEKKNP; from the coding sequence ATGACACCCGTACGCACGCTCTTGTTATCCACGCTTTTTCTAGTGGTTTTGCTCGCCGCATTCCTGTGGCTGTATCCGCATATGCCGGCGCGCGTTCCCACGCATTGGAACGCGCAAGGTCAGATCAACGGCTATATGTCGCCGCAATGGGCGGTCGGCACGCCGATGATCATCATCGCTCTGATTGCCGTGTTGGCCGTGTTGTTGCCAGTCATTTCGCCGCGCGGCTACGACATAAAACCGTTTGTCGCGGTGTACAGCACCATCATGTTGGCGACGCAAGTGGTCGTACTTGTCGCCGGATTGGGCGTCTTATTGAACGCGGCCGGTCATACGGTGCGGATGCCTTTGGTAGGCATGCTCGCGGCGGGCGCGTTGCTCATGGTGATGGGCAATTACATGGGAAAATTGCGCAAAAACTTCTTCATCGGCATCCGCACGCCGTGGACGCTCGCTAGCGACGCGGTGTGGGAGCGCACGCATCGCATGGGCGGATGGCTTTTCATGTTGGCCGGACTGGCGATGGTCGCCATGGCGTTCGCGGGCAGCTCACTCACGTTGCTGATTGTGGTGGTCGCATCGATCGTTCTTATCCCGCCCGCGTACTCGTATGTCGTGTACAGGCGTATCGAAAAGAAAAACCCATGA
- a CDS encoding alpha/beta fold hydrolase, which produces MATNSSASFASRDMEIPSPLGPLPATLTLPKGAGPFPVVLLVAGSGPNDRDETIGPNKPFLDVAQGLAAEGIASLRYDKRTRVYGKEIVGKSITVDDEVTDDALTALHALGQQPAIDSHRVFVVGHSLGAVMAPRIGQRDPQLAGIVLMSAAAKFDMDTIIRQARYIGAQQGASPELLNEKLAPLVQARDTLAHADAKHPPSGDFFHAPASYWLSLRDYDPVATAQGLHQPMLIMQGTNDYQVTPKDDFSRWQAAFAHDPRVKLVEYPGLGHIYMQAGNPPSPADYAKAGHVDERVIHDMAAWIKAQPASR; this is translated from the coding sequence ATGGCAACGAATTCATCAGCAAGCTTCGCGTCGCGCGACATGGAAATCCCGTCGCCACTCGGCCCGTTGCCGGCGACATTGACCCTGCCTAAAGGCGCGGGGCCCTTTCCGGTGGTATTGCTGGTAGCCGGCTCCGGTCCCAATGACCGCGATGAGACCATCGGTCCGAACAAGCCGTTCCTTGATGTGGCGCAGGGATTGGCCGCCGAGGGCATCGCGTCGCTTCGCTACGACAAACGCACGCGTGTCTATGGCAAGGAAATCGTCGGCAAGTCGATCACGGTGGATGACGAAGTGACCGACGATGCGTTGACTGCGTTGCATGCGCTCGGCCAGCAACCTGCTATCGATTCGCATCGTGTGTTCGTCGTCGGCCACAGCTTGGGCGCGGTGATGGCGCCGCGCATCGGTCAGCGCGATCCGCAGTTGGCTGGAATCGTTTTGATGTCCGCTGCCGCAAAGTTCGACATGGATACGATCATTCGGCAGGCACGGTATATCGGTGCGCAGCAAGGAGCGTCGCCGGAATTGCTGAACGAAAAACTCGCGCCGCTCGTGCAGGCGCGCGACACGCTCGCGCACGCGGACGCCAAGCATCCGCCGTCCGGCGATTTCTTTCATGCGCCAGCCAGTTATTGGTTGAGCCTGCGCGACTACGATCCGGTTGCGACGGCGCAGGGATTGCATCAGCCGATGCTGATCATGCAAGGCACGAACGACTATCAAGTCACGCCGAAGGACGATTTCAGTCGTTGGCAAGCCGCCTTTGCGCACGATCCGCGCGTGAAGTTGGTCGAATACCCGGGGCTGGGCCATATCTACATGCAGGCGGGGAATCCGCCGTCGCCCGCCGACTACGCCAAGGCGGGACACGTCGATGAGCGGGTCATTCACGACATGGCGGCGTGGATCAAGGCACAACCGGCGTCCCGCTAA